CAACATTATTTGTGCACTCATTTATTGTGTTAGTATAACAATTATAACTTATGTATGCAAATACatcattttgtttgttattcTGTATTATAATGGACacaatttatataatcaaagttGGCACAGTATCATGTGTAGCATGTGGGAGAAATAATTTGGCAATGCATATGTTTTCCTGCCAGTTCTTCCTAGTAATTTCTTTCTGCTCTATGATTCAGTATATGGATAAACCTCCTGAAGGAAAGCACTCTACCAAAGGACTGGGGAAGAAAATACCGCAGGAATCGGAATATGTGAAGTGGAGAGATGATGTCACTGTTCCTTGTGGCAAACCAGTGCCATCAAGAGTCAAGGCCTCTGAGCTTATGTACAATGAGTACATTGTTTATAATACAGCTCAAGTAAGTTCAAGTTTCGGTCTTTTTCCctcattttatatcttattacTTCAGTATGGTAAAATTTTGCAATTCGTTCATTTGATTTGTCTATTATTAAGTAGTCATGTATAAGTAGTACCAACATAAAATATGGAAGAACATATTTTTTTCTGCTGCAGTGTGTAGTGGCAGatataaacaattttcaaaaatgattaaccatttatttatatcttatgCACATATATTTGACAGGTTAAGATGCAGTTCTTATTGAAGGTGAGGTTCCATCATAAGAGATGAGAACAGTAGATGATGTAAATACCTTATGGGAAAGGGTTATGACTGTAAGTTTTCAAGGATTTAATGTGTATTGATGCGGTATGTGTTGATAATATCTCAGTCTTGGGGTTGCCTTAGGGATATTTCCAATCTCTAGTTTTGGCTATTATGTAAATAGTGTTGCAATGGAGAAAttgcctcttttttttttttttttttttgtgggtttgaAGAGAACGCCCTCTTCTTCAATCAGTTGGGTTACTTCAGCTCTAATTTGAAGTTGGTTAACCATGTTAATACAGTTTTACACACATACTCCgttatttccttttttgttaCAGCTGCCCGTAGTGTTCACATAATCAGTTGGGTAAGTTTGAATAGGGTTTTCAAATGAATTACGgttttatactaattttaattttcaagttCGGTTGTGTAATGTCGAGTGTGGTGGGGTGAGGGGTTTacctttatttgttttttgtgaTAGGGGTATTACCACCAACTGATGTTTCTTCTAGAATATATGTAGACGCCACCATAGTTCAGGTGAAGAAACACTTTTCTGATAAGACACTAGGGAGAAAACTTAGGGAGAACCCTTCCAGATGtcttgttaaaaaataaagaatcgaAACCAgagtttttcataatttttaaatcatatttattttacaatatttttcaaaccatctttaaaattttatcgaattataaaattttaattgaactcAAAATATCTATCATTATTCATTCACAGTCAACTTTCAACTCATTTTCGTTGGTCAAGAAGTTGAACCAAATCAAATGTTGAGAAAACTTTCAAAATGTGACATCAAAAGAACCCACAATGAACTCAATCATAAATAGCACCAAAGCCAAAAACTCAATCCAAACCATCGAAGCTGTATGGCCAGGTTGCCCAGCCAAATAAAATCGTAATATCCACAACACCAGCCATTGACAGTGGCATTGCTTCTCTTCTTCTCTATTGTTGACTGCCAACAAAATGGGATTGTGATTTgtgatttttaattgattttgagatGGGGTTTTGCAAAGTGTTGGGTGGTGCAGGGTAGATGGGTTTCTACAAGGATGGGATGTTGTGATTGCTGGCTTTTGTGATATCCCAAATATTAGATTTCGGTTGGTTTCGGATCTGTGCAGTTCCTTAGACGGCATTACCTGGAACATACCAATTATCTTTAATTACTTGATGTTAATTTCAGGTAAGAAATAGAACCGACAACTAGGTATCTAATAGTTCTAATATCAGTCAGACAATTTGCTCAACCCTAGGGACAATAACTTGTGCAACCGATGAAAAACAATTCGTAATCATACATTGGACagtaaaaattgtaaaattagaCAAATAAGAGAAACAATAATATTAGGATAAGTTCCCAGCATATTTAATTAGGGCATGATCATATATACTTCATTTTAGGAAAACTGGttgattttacaataaaatcaaGTACGACTGGAAGCCTGGCCAGTTACCATCAACGTACTTGCAGATATGGATACATACACGTAGTGCATTGGATAAAAAAGCTAGTGCATCTGACTTATCGATCAGACATGTTTGATTCAAACTTCAATTTCGCAGACATAATTCACAATCATAAAAATGACTGCACCCTATAAGTTTGCCAGTCACATAATGATGCCGGCATGGTGGGTAGAAACTTTAATTCGATGTAGAAAAAAATCTTGTGGGCAGTCTGCATGTGTGCCATGTGCATGGATGATGGCGTGCCCTTGACTTGAAAATAAATGGAGGTTATGTCATGGAAACTTCAAGGTTATATGATGAAGAAGTAGCATATGAGTATGACATGGGAATGTGCTTTTTGGTGCAAAAACAGccatttttttgggttaaagatGACGATCCCCATTGATGCAGTTAAACTAGAAGCTTCTTTTTGAAGAAACGTGGCTTCTCTGTTTGTTCTTAGCTAGCCTCAACATCTTTTCACGTTTGCTGATGAAAAcatcataattaatgtttataATTCTCTTCTTCGAGTTGCATTTTCTCTGTTATCAACTCAACTTTACCATTCTTGTGTTAAAGAGCGAATTTAGTATAGACTAAGTTCAAGGTTCTAAAGTGACTGGGATAATTGAATGGTATCCGAATCAACTTTCCGAccacacaaataataatatattaactgaAAACTTTATTGTGTTTCAAAAGAGGTTAAAGGGCATAGGCACTAGGCAACCCACAGAAATGGCACTAGAAATCAATGATGAGCTTACTTCATAATAGCCTTTTGCCATTGCCACACTTGAGTTGCCTGTGTTTCTTTTGTCTCATCTGAAAATAGGAGCCATCCACACGAGGGCAACATATTCAACACACCAACTTTACTGGTATTCAAGAAAAGACCCCGTGCCTTTGGCAGAGTTAGAACCACTATCTGTCTATTCcaatctcatcatcatcaagTGGCCCAGATCCCCAAGCTTTGCATCTCCTTTGCTCATCAGGCTTCTAATCTCTGAAGTTACGGGCATCATGTCAGGGCCataccaaattaattaatataattatcccGCTGatgaaaattagttaattttacaTATCAAACTTTGAACAAAGCTATACATGTTGAAAAACACACACGCTTCTGAATCTTCAATTGGGTTCAAAGACGTAGCTGGTTCgcattattctttttattaataaaataattcaaacgtGTTTCTTCGGCATCAGattaatcaaatgaataataataagaagaagcaACTGGTATATAATTATAGAGTACTTGTCGGTATAAGACTTTCACCGGCAGGTGGCCGCGGAGAAGAAGAAACTAATACAATAGCATCAATAAAGCGACAAACGGCAGCACTTCCCAGGTGCGGCGTTCGGCGgaaaaagattaatatatattaaaacccCAAAATAAAACTTggactaaaaaaaattaaaatgaagccaagttagaaataataaaaccatGTTACAAAACATAacacattaaaataaacaaCCCATATTGCATAAACCAATAATGCATGCTCCATTAAAAGCCTACAAATAGGCCCTCAATGTCCCCCATTCACAGCCATGATAAGAAGATCTCAACTCTCAAAAGCCCCACTCTCCCCTACCCACCATTACCTTAAAGTCTTTGATTTATTTGCACCATTTCCTAGTGTGCTCGTGTGCCCttaaattattttccatttttaagattctcttcttcttcttcttcttatattCTAGTTCTGTCTTAATCACCATGGCATCATCTGGGAATGGCAGTGGCTCTCCTTGCGGCGCATGCAAGTTTCTCAGGCGAAAATGTGCATCGGATTGTATTTTTGCGCCTTATTTTTGCTCTGAACAAGGCCCTGCAAGGTTTGCTGCCATTCATAAAGTTTTTGGTGCCAGTAATGTGTCTAAATTGTTGTTGCATGTTCCTGTGGCTGATCGTTGCGAGGCCGTTGTTACAATTGCCTATGAAGCCCAAGCTCGGATTCGAGATCCCGTTTATGGCTGTGTTGCACACATCTTCGCCTTGCAACAACAGGTAATTACTACAATTTTTAAGTGACTCATGTTATATCTCTATAATTAGCATGATAAATTATAACTATAATGATCTTTTTATGGTATGAGTTGTACTGTATATTAAGTATATTTCAACCTGTCCCCTCTTAAACTTTCTATGTTGGTTCAAGTTCTCCCACAGGTTTGTGTTTTAGAAAGACTGAGTAAATTCTAAGTTTCCATGTACTGTGTTCAATGTTTTTATAGGTGGCAATGTTGCAAGCTCAATTGATGCAAGCGAAGGCTCAACTAGCTCAAAACACAATGGATCCAAGGAGTATAGAGAACCAATATTGGGTGGGAAACACAGGTGTGGTGTCATCGTTTTCAACTAATTATCCAACTTACATGAATTCAATATCTCCACAAAGCTCATTCGAATCAGCAGACCTCAACAACGATGGGATGAATATGCAAGAATTAGAGAGCTGTAGAGAGGATTTCTCATTTCAAGCTTGTCCAAACAAGAAGAGACCATGTAATAGTACTGAGTTGGGTGAGCTTCAAGCACTTGCCCTTAGAATGATGAGAAATTGATTTCAATTATTCATGTTTCTTGATGAAAAAAGATGCTAATGATCATCATCATCCATGcccaaattatgtatatactcGGACTGAAAATTTGATAAAGCCTGAAAATTTTTcccaaattaattaaacttgTAAATGGGctacctctctctctctctctgctaCTTTGAATAAATTACTAGCTAGGGTGGTTAACTTTCTTGAAGAAGATAATTTTGTGTATActggttaaaataatttactatgGAAATAATCAATCTGGGTAGGTTGCTAGCttagtttttgaagataaattcATATAGAAATGACTGAAGAACAATAATAGAGACACCCCATCCATATTCTTTACCCAACAAGTTCAATAACATAACTCAAAACCTACAAAACTGAGCCTTCTTCTGTCTTTGTCCTACATGGGGATAAAATGGGAATCCCCTGGTCAAATTTACttctaattaattaagaataatctGGGTCCTATTATATCTTCATAGTCTCCTGATTAACCACACagtaaaatgattgaaataatCTTTGCCCTCTAGTTGCTTCTTAGCTTCCAACAAAGTCTAGATCCAAATGCATGCAGGGGGGCACTTGGGATAAGTGTAAGATTATGAGATTGCTAACAAAGCATTAAATTTGATGTGTTAGATAGTGTGTTATCACTGAAATTAAAGGCAAATACATCGATGTATGTTTAGGGTTAGTATTTTAGCTAGCTAGGGTTTATATGTCTTATTAAGTAGGTTCACCTAACATGAGCAGTCTtgctaattttaataacaatgcCCAATAAAATTGTAGCCATTCGTATAGACAAAGTGTCCCCTTGATTGAATGCAATGGGCCACATCATGAATGCTTTCGTAAGCCCaattaactcatatataattttgattcctatgcttaattatatattatgaactTAACACTTGAAAGCTTAactagttttaatatttttataattcaaactaaacacaatataacataattatttactAATCCTTGCAGATCACATATATGATTGAGTTGGCATGACTAAAGATTGGGTTCAGATTTTACACGGAAAAGTCTAACATATGCAATCTCATTTGCCTCATCAAactatatttacaaaaaaaaagaaaagaaaattaagtagAAATTTGATACACacacatgtatgtatgtatgtatgtatgtatgtatatcaGATTTAATTTACCcatttaaactaagtttttttaTTCTGATTATCAAATTCTATATGTAGGCTAAATCAAAAGTTCCGACCATACACaactatatatgtattataataaaactatacttaCACACTTTTGGTAAACAATTTGAttacacagataatatattgttatgtgattagatgattttgaattaaatataaagtaacatccaattATGTAATGATACATCACTGTAAACttaaattgtatacaaaaatatatttatataatattattctatgtATTGAACGTAGCTGATTAAGTATCTGTATACTGTTTTATTTTAGTGATAACcgaatttatatatcaaattcatAATTGAAAAAGGAATATATTGTTGTGTAACGGTTATAGATGTGATGTGAATACAAGAGAATAAGAACAAATTTAGTGAATTGGGTTTGGGTTAATATTCAATAACAAAGTTCGTTCTGGGAGCCCAAGACAATGGCATATTAAGGTAGTCAAGCGGCAGTAACCCACTTTCATgtatactatattatatatgatatacaaaataaagtgataaatttaattaaaattttggtataTTCCTTCATTAATTGAACTTGGAAAGTAAATTATTCCAGACaaagattatataaaaagaaataaaaaggtgATGAGTGATGATTTGTTGAGTGTGTGTTCAATGGAAAAAGCTGTCAACAAaaggtgaaaaaaaagaaactcttatttcaaaattattaaaaataattataaaggcTTGAAACAAGAATAAGTATTTTCATTCCCATTTcgtttattattaatgtttttattattttttaaaggagAGTATTGTCTGTTGAGAGGAAAATTTGAAGTCTTTACAatggatatttttttttatgttaacaaAGATTTATACTTACAAATAGGGTGATAGATAATTCATTAATTGGTGTTCATTGATGTGTATTTCCAGATGAGAGTTTTATTGATTGGTTTAGGACATGTCAATATATTGATAGTTCGTCGATCAATATCTTTATATTGATTTGTTAAAATCATGagtttattaattaacaacATCAATAAGACGATCAGGACATAAATAGAATTAAGATGAGTCATATGATCATGTGTTGAATTCATATCTCAGTCGAGTCCAATCGACAgagaataatgaaataaatgattgaaaattaattatattttcatcataCATGTAATAGATAATATGTATTTCAAAGTTAGTTTGAATCAAGTAGATTGATACTATATCAAAGACCGAATGACTACCAAACAATTTCccattcaacatgtgtcaattGAGTTTCAAAAGGTCTATATAGTAACGAAATATCCCTATTTGCAACATTTTTTGATACACTCAAAAGTCATCTTAATGTTTGTATTGTTGATACTTGCTTTGATCCAAAGTTTGGCATTGAAAATTTATGTTCTCAATCAAATAATGAAGTAGAGAGTTGAGTTAATTATAGGGAGATATTGGGAAGAAGTAAAGAGTTGAGTTGAAGGGGTGATGTTCAAAGAAGTAAAGTGTTGAGTTTAGAGGGAGCTGTCAAGAAGTAGAGTTTGAGTTCAAGGGGCGAAGTAGAGAAGAAGTGGAGAGTTGAGTTTAATGAATGATTGacatttatataattgagttgAAAAACCACATGTTATTCTATTGGAAATTGTCGAAAATATGTTAGACCTAtaattgtgaaaattgaaactcatattacacaaaactaattgatttatattaaggtctaatatatgattttattagaaACACTCTCCCTCAAATGCAATTACCATAAGCTGTTTGGTTTGTCATTGGGTAGGGTGTGTTATCACTTGGTATCAAGATCAAGTTAAACTGTTAGACTCGGATCACTTTAGACAATTAAACCCACTCATTTGGTTTTAAACTTTAATACTATGTTAGAAATATATTGagtctataaatataaaaattaaaactcatattacacaaaatctaCTAGTTTATGTTAATGTCTAATCCATCACATTTATATACTATTcacttatattgattttattagatgtgagattttttttaagtctaGCAGAATCATCACCATCACTTCCCAGATCTATATTcttaatttccaaaattaaacCACAATTTCTTCAAAGTGATTAATGATAAGAATTTGTCAATAAATTCTACCTGTTTTTATCTGATTCACATGAAATTGcaataagaagaaaacaaagagaagagaaaCGGTTGGACTAAGTGTAGGGTTTGAATATTCTAAGAAATTAAGTTTGACCATTGACTTTAcctatacatacatacattcatCTCCATCAAAGCCGTTCGATTGTGGGAGGGTCCATTAGACAAGAAACGATTTGTCTTTCCAAGCAATTAACTacctttctttattattattttttaaacccatTTTAACATTATTATGAGAAAATTTATTGGAATGCTGTTTATTATATTCTGTCCGCACGATCTTGTTTATTAGAGTGGTGTAAAATGAGGTGTGACCATTGAAACTTTTGGATCACTTTGGAACCTAAAAAACAGCAATGAAACGAAAGATACTTCAGCTTTTGCAGCTTCTGGTATGcaaagttaaataaataatgttttagaTCCTTTGactgaaaattttcagaatattTGACGATGAATTCAACTGGGCCAGACTTATGAGAAATGAATAAACTTTTCATCTTGTAAATGTTAATTGAgtcagaaaagaaaaagagcttgaaaCATGACAACCACACAAGTCTGTTTTTTCTGGGTACATGTCCTGATAAAGTAGTTTGTTTTTATACGGGAATCATACAAAGATGGTCCATCCTCAAACAGCTGTTCATTCAGCAAACAATAACACATTCTTTGccttaatatctttttttcattttaatgaaAAGGATTGTCAATGGTAAAGCTTTCATAAAGTCTGGATACAAGTATAGTTTCACTACTAGGCTAGCAAAAGCAAATAGCTCTTTTCCTAATTAATGAAATGCCCTCGCGGTAGCTTAAGTGAAAAGATAGAGATTTTAAGTATAAgagcaaaattttaaacatactaaatcatatatcaataaaaaataaaatgtgcaAGTCTTTAAGCAAAATTGTTCCATTTTGAATGTTGAATTTGAAGCTCTAGTAGGTGTTGAATGTGAGCCAATTACAAagaatatatatgttcaaaataaaaGCATGCTCCAATAAATctatttaagaaatattatCTGTCTACATATGGAGTgttcaatgaaaaataaattgaaaggGTTTCTTCCATATTCTTTTATGAAGAATTTTCGATCTAAAAAGCAGTTAGACCACCGCAGCATACACCTATATGAATGGAATCCTGTAAGATTTTACTTATAAaacttgaaaagataaataaaatattgcaaattCTGTCCAAATGTTTCATATtgcaaaaatatgaaatatgcactGTGTTGCACTACATAGATTCTTCACAAAAGTCTTCCATTTTTCTGGACAACCAATTTCGTCAGCATGATCATGTGAATTTCTATCAATTTCAAACTTTACCAAAATGATTTACAAACCTACAAACCCATAATTTAATCATCAAGAAAAACATAATCATGGAGATGCCCACCATTCTAGTGCTACTGTTTTCAACACcgttaaaaaaaatcatagatgTTTCTTTTGTGGCTAAAGCCAGATCATATTGCCTAAAGATTCAATGAATAagtaacaacaaattttatatataatgaagGAAGAATTAAGAACAGCTGCATGCATTGGTGTCAATAATATTGATAGTACTACCTCAGCCAGATCTTTTTGCACTGAAGAGCCCTCTACCATGAATTGCAATTTTACATAGATTTAGCTGGTAAAAATCTGAAAGAAGCATTTAATTCATAATCAAAGTTGCTCATAATTGGGCTGATAATCAATCACACACAtgtaaaaaagttattattgGTGATCACATATGTTGAgctcaaatatattaaactatgCTAAAGAGACAATTTGATTGTAAGGTATGAACTAGAATGGGATTTTTCTGTTCGGACTGTGTGCTTTCAGACTTTGGTTACAATAAACAAGAAGCAACCAACAAATCTTGGAAATAGAAGCAGTActgtaaaaattataaacaaccAAACTCGTGAAAGAAGAAGCCAACAATACATTGGGTTTTCCCCCGTGTGAACTACCTAATTGTTATTAAAGAAACCTCTTCTGGTCTTATAGGGATCTCTGACactcacaattttattttatatatatattcatgaagCTGATCGCGGTTGTACTAATTATGTATTTTTGCTCCATACAAGAAACGCACCTAGGAGATTGTACTGGATAAGATAGAGAATATATATGCACAATGACCTTGACTATACAAACACAAGCAAAGCATGCAGcaaaacaagttttaaaactCCCTCATGCTACCAATTTAAAAAGTTCATTATTCAAAGAAAAGGGATCTACTACACCTCTATATAATCTGATAGAGAAATTCTCGTGAACACCATTATCTTCTCAGAGAAGAAGGAAATTTTCGGATTACTTGACCAAGCTTATGAATGTCActataagttttaaatttatatagatCTTATGCTTTTAGACTTGATGCTAATCTTAACTTAGACCATATGAGCTGATTTTTCAAACCCAGCTAGcctatcaaaattttgaaggGAAATTTAAGTGTCAAAAGCAAACTAGGTAACTGTATTAATTAGGTAAAATTTTTAGGTACTCATGACTAGAtccataaacaaataaaattaacttgaataaaacCAGAGTTTAATCTAGCTTTTACAGAAATTATACTATTGTTTATCCAATATCCAAGGTTACACTAGAATAAAGAAACCAAGAATAGGGTGGATTTTAGGGTTTCTGAATTATGAACATTTCTAGGGTTCCTAGCTTTTATTTATGGCAACAAAAGTGCATGTCTCAAAGTATGCAGCAgcaatatttcaaaattgacAGAGTAGTCTTCACCAATTATATGTTTCTGTCGCTGAAGCCCATCTCTCAAGAATTCTGAATATAACCAAAGGCCACAGTTTG
This sequence is a window from Mangifera indica cultivar Alphonso chromosome 5, CATAS_Mindica_2.1, whole genome shotgun sequence. Protein-coding genes within it:
- the LOC123217755 gene encoding LOB domain-containing protein 16-like, with amino-acid sequence MASSGNGSGSPCGACKFLRRKCASDCIFAPYFCSEQGPARFAAIHKVFGASNVSKLLLHVPVADRCEAVVTIAYEAQARIRDPVYGCVAHIFALQQQVAMLQAQLMQAKAQLAQNTMDPRSIENQYWVGNTGVVSSFSTNYPTYMNSISPQSSFESADLNNDGMNMQELESCREDFSFQACPNKKRPCNSTELGELQALALRMMRN